In Pectobacterium aroidearum, the following are encoded in one genomic region:
- the cas1f gene encoding type I-F CRISPR-associated endonuclease Cas1f gives MDNVFSPSDLKTILHSKRANVYYLQHCRILVNGGRVEYVTEEGNQSLYWNIPIANTTVVMLGTGTSVTQAAMREFARAGVMVGFCGGGGTPLFAANEAEVAVSWLSPQSEYRPTEYLQDWVSFWFDDEKRLAAAIAFQQVRIAQIRQHWLGSRLSRESRFTFKADHLQALLDRYEKGLTDCRTSNDVLVQEAMMTKALYRLAANAVSYGDFTRAKRGGGTDLANRFLDHGNYLAYGLAAVATWVLGLPHGLAVLHGKTRRGGLVFDVADLIKDALVLPQAFIAAMEGEDEQEFRQRCLTAFQQSEALDVMIGSLQDVASKLSQVGR, from the coding sequence ATGGATAACGTCTTTAGCCCTTCGGACTTAAAAACTATTCTGCATTCCAAACGCGCCAATGTTTATTACCTCCAACATTGCCGCATTCTCGTTAACGGCGGTCGTGTCGAATATGTCACGGAAGAAGGAAATCAGTCTCTGTACTGGAATATTCCCATCGCCAATACCACCGTGGTGATGCTGGGAACCGGCACCTCCGTCACGCAGGCAGCGATGCGGGAATTTGCCAGAGCGGGTGTGATGGTTGGCTTTTGTGGCGGCGGCGGCACACCGCTGTTTGCGGCCAACGAGGCGGAAGTCGCGGTATCCTGGCTATCGCCACAGAGCGAATATCGGCCAACCGAGTATTTGCAGGACTGGGTCAGCTTTTGGTTCGATGATGAGAAAAGGCTGGCCGCCGCCATCGCTTTTCAACAGGTGCGAATAGCACAAATTCGTCAGCACTGGCTGGGCTCGCGCCTGTCCCGCGAATCCCGCTTTACCTTTAAGGCCGACCATCTTCAGGCGCTTCTTGATCGCTATGAAAAAGGGCTAACCGACTGCCGTACCAGCAATGACGTACTGGTGCAGGAAGCGATGATGACCAAAGCCCTGTACAGACTGGCCGCTAATGCCGTGAGCTATGGAGACTTTACCCGTGCCAAACGCGGCGGCGGCACCGATCTGGCTAACCGCTTTCTCGATCACGGCAACTATCTGGCTTACGGGCTGGCTGCCGTCGCGACATGGGTGCTGGGTCTGCCGCACGGGTTAGCCGTGTTACACGGTAAAACTCGCCGCGGCGGGCTGGTATTCGACGTTGCCGATTTAATTAAGGACGCACTCGTACTGCCGCAGGCGTTTATTGCCGCAATGGAAGGCGAAGATGAGCAAGAATTTCGTCAGCGCTGCCTGACCGCATTTCAACAATCCGAGGCGCTGGATGTGATGATCGGCAGCTTACAGGATGTCGCTAGCAAGCTGAGCCAGGTGGGTCGATGA